The sequence below is a genomic window from Variovorax sp. PBL-E5.
CTGCCGACATGACGGTTTGCGTCAGGTTCGCACCGTCGATAACCGGGATGCCGGCCTGCGCCGGGGTCATCACGCCAGGGGCAGTAAGTGCAAAAACCAAAGCGACTTTAGCCGCTAAAACTTTCTTAGTGAGCATCTTCATTTCGCTTTCTCCTTTGGGTTAGTAGTCGAACGCCTGGTACGGCTTGGAAAACGTCATGTCCTTGGTGACGATGACGTTAAAACGGTAGCCCGGACGAATTTCGAGGGTCGGGGCAATGTTCATGTTTTTGGAAATCAACTGAGCGGTGACAAGGCCGAGCTGCTGGCCCAACGCTTCGCTAAGTGCGCCGCTGGCCGTCTGCCGATTGCCGTTGTTCTGCTGGTCCTGGTTCTGGCTCATGGTGATACCCGCCGTCACGCCAGACATGAGGAATGCCGATGCGAACAGCCGGAAATAGTGGTTGTTCACCTGGTCATTGAAGCCCGCATAACCGGCGCTGTCCGCACCAGGCATCGAACCAATATCCATTGCCTTGCCGTCCGGGAAGACGATGCGTTGCCAGGCAATCAGCACGCGGGATTGGCCGTATGCCACATCACTGGAGTACCGACCCACAAGGCGCGAGCCTTGAGGAATCAGCTTCCATTTGCCGGTGGGCGTGTCGAACACGTCCTGGCTCACCTGGGCCATGATCTGACCGGGCAAATCGGAGTTGATGCCTGAAATCAGCGTGGCGGGCACGACGAAACCGGCGCGCAGCTCATACGGCGAGCGTGGCGCTTCGGGCTTGGAATCGAGCTTCCAGCGGTCTTCCTGCCCGGAGTTGGCGAACTGCGAATAGTCCTTGCTCCCCGGCGAGCTGGAGCCGGCCGTTTGCAGGAGCCTAGGAGCCGCCGAAACGCCTCCCCCGGACATACCCCCTACCCCACCGGCTTGAAGCTGCTGCATGCGCGCTCTGTAGGCCGCCGTGGGGTCGTCGCGGGTCTGCGCGTCGATTTGCTGGCGCACGGCCGCCAGTCGGGCTAACGCTTCCTCGCGGGTGGCCGGCGCTGCGCCATCCGTCAGGCCGCCAGGCGTCGATCCCGAGCTGCGCGGAGCGATGCCCCGCACGCCCGTCTTTGCCTTGATGGCCTCTTCGAGCTGCTGCATCTTCGCCATGCGGACGCGCTGCATTTCGTCGTTGTTGACACGGTCATCCAGGCTTGCGCTGGTCGGTGGCGTCGGCGGCGCGTCCAGGTTGTCCGGGCGGGCAACGTCGATGGCCTGGCCTTGCGGCTGCGAGAGGTCGGGCACCGTGGGCGGTGCTGGCCGCTCGGCCTGAATGATCCCGTCCTTCTGGTTGCCGGCAATCTCGTTGGCGAACATGCTGGTGTTGCCAGCCTTTTCGTCCTTCGCACCGGCCGGCCGGTTCTGCTGGGCTGCGCGATCCGCAGCCACCAACACCATGACCAGCAGGAACACGCCCATCAGGCCGCCGATGATGTAGACCGGCAGATTGTTGACGCGGCGAACGCCGGTCTTCTTTGTCACTTCCCCAGGGGAAGCGTCAGGCGACATTTGGTCTTCGCTCATGTGCGTTACTCCTTCCGAACCCACGCGCCGGCCGGGTACAGAGTGCCGTTCTGTGCAGCCGAGTAAGCGCGGGTCAATGACTGGTTGCCCACCAGCAGGGTCACGCGGTACAGGTTCGATTCAGCTTGATCGAGGATGTACCGCAGCGGTTTGCCAGCGGTCGCCGTGGCGTCCGTGGCCGCCGATGCGGCCGAGGCCGGCGCGGCTGGTTTGAACTCCAAGAGGGCGTAGCCCTTGGCGCGCAGCGACTCGACCAGCGAAGAGCCGAAGGCATCCGGCGTGGCGTGCTGCAGATCGAACCGCGTGCTTGCGGGCGGGTACACGGCAACGAGCTGCTTCGCGGCGTCATCAGCCATCGTTTGATTGAAGGCTGCAGGCGCGCTTTGCGTGAAGTTGCCGTAGGTGGATGGCGCAGTGGTGGCGCAGCCGGCCAGGCCGACCACGAGCAGCGCGAGGAAAGCGGTCTTGCGCATGGTTATTTCCCCCTGGTGATGGTCACGCGGTCTTGGCTGCTGCCGACGCCGGCAATCAGCACGGCCTTGTCGAAAACCGTGTCCACGATGTAGCGGTCACCCTGCACGCGGTAATTGACCATCACGGTTTCTTCATCCGTGAAAACGCCGCCATCCTTGCGAACGACTAGGAGCGTCGGCGCTTCCGTCTGCTGCATCGTGCTGGGCATTTGGATGATGGTTTTGGTCCCATCGTTGTAGACGCGCACGGGCTTCCAGGCGGCCGATCCCGACACGTCATAGGCAAAGTTCAGATCGCCCAGGTACTCGCCGGTTTGCGGGATCGTGCGCGACTGCTTTTCCTTCACTTCGCGGGTCTTGATGGCGTCCCACTTCGCCATTGCGTCTTCCGTGTAGGTGAACGCCACACGGGGCATGAACTCCGTGCGATGCGAGCGCAGCCGCAGGTGATACGTGCGCCGGTTCGTGGTGACGATCAGCGACGTTTCCAGGCCCACGTCCATCGGCTTGATGATGAGGTGCTGCACTTCGGCCGGGCCGCTGCCCGTGATGGCCGGCTCGACCGTCCACCGGGCGGTGTCGCCCAGGTGGATCGAGTTGACCTGTTCACCGGGCTGCAGCTCCACATCGCAGACCTGCAGCACTGCGCACACGATGCTGGGCTGCTGCGCACCGAACAGGAAGCGGATCGAGCCATCGGCGCCGGCCACCGGCTTGATGCCCGTCGCGCTGTTGTCGCGCCACTTCTGAGCGATGGCGACGGCCGCTTTTTCCTGCGGCGTCAGCGTCGGGTTGTCTTTGGAGAAATAGAGGTCGGCCAGGTTCTTGTCAGCCGGGCCGGCCGGCCCTGCAGCGAGTGCGAATGCGGGCGCAGCGCCCAGGACCAAAGCGAGAAGATACTTGTTCATGAGTGTTGCCCCTTAAAGCTGTTTCGACCAAGAGAAGTCACGGACGTAGATGCCAAGCGGGTTGTTGCGCACTTGCTCTTCCGTGGTGTTTGGAGTGGTGGCGACGGTGTAGACCGTGACTAAGGCCCGCATGCGGACCGGCAGGCCCTTCACGACGCCCTGCCGGTCGCGTGTCGTCTCCATCCAGTCCACTTGCCAGGTGTCGGGCGTCTGCGGGATCACCGAGAGAATTTCGGTGCTGACCGTTTCTTTCGCGGCGCGCTTGAACGGGCTGCTGTCCTCGCTGCCGTTCAACCATTCATTGGTCTTGGCCGTGGCCGGATCGTTGGCCGAAAGCATCGAGTAGAGCCGGAACACGGCCTTGCGCTGCAAGGCCACGTCAGGCGTCACCAAGCGGGCATCGCTGACGAACGAGGCCACCGAGGCGTGCACCACGCGCTGATCGACTGCAGCGGCCCGCTGTGCCGGCGCGACGGCCACCGCCTGGCCGAGCTTGTCTACCTCGACCACGTAGGGCACGAACTTCGATTGACTGCCAATGTGGATCAACCCGCCCACGGCGGCCAGGACGATCAACAACGACAGAATGCCGACAACCTGCCAGGTCTGGCGCGACGAGACGACCGCGCCAACGTGTTCATTCCAGGTGCGGCGTGCCGCCAGGTACGGGTTTTCGACCTCGCCCCTGCGTCGGCCACCTTCCATCACCGAATCCGGTGCGCGCCGGGGATCAGCCGGCTGTGCGGGCTTCTTGAAAATCAAGCCCTTGATCGTGTCTGCAAAGCTCATGCTGCCACCCCATAGTCAGAAAGTTTCAAATTGCGGCCGGCGAGCCATTCATGCACCCAGGCATCGCCGAACTTGGCTTCGAGGCTCTTGATAGCCGCCACGGATTCCTTGTCGGACGCGCCGACGAACGCCAGGGCCAGCGGGCCTAGAGCCAGGTCGTAGAGTCGCCGGCCGTTCTCGGAAACGTAGTAGTACTGCCGCTTCGGAATGGCCGTAGCCAGAATCTCAATCTGGCGAGCGTTGAGGCCCATGCGGCGATAGAGCGCCGCCGTGTCCTCATCGCGGGCGTACACGTTGGGCAGGAAAATCTTGGTTGCGGTCGATTCCACGATCACGTCCAAGATGCCCGAGTTCGCCGCGTCGGAAAGGCTCTGCGTTGCCATGAGCACCAGGCAGTTCGCCTTGCGCAGCACCTTGAGCCATTCCCGAATCTTGGCGCGGAACGCCGGGTGTCCCAGCATCAGCCAGGCTTCGTCCAGGATGATGACGGCCGGCTGGCCTTTCAGGCTGCGCTCGATGCGGCGGAACAGGTAGAGCAGCGTCGGCAGGGCGTATTTCTCGCCCAGGTTCATCAGCTCTTCGATTTCAAAAACGGTGAAGTCGGTGAGCGACAAACCATCTTCTTCGGCATCGAGCAGATGGCCCATGTTGCCGTCCACCGTGTACTGCCGGATCGCCTCGCGGATCGCTTCATCCTGGATCGTCACGCTGAATTCGGACAGCGTGCGCGCTCCGCTGGCGTGCATGCTCATGATCGCGTTCCCGATCTCATTGCGTTGCGCCGGGGTGGTTTCCACGTTGTTCAGCGCAAGGATC
It includes:
- a CDS encoding TrbI/VirB10 family protein, whose amino-acid sequence is MSEDQMSPDASPGEVTKKTGVRRVNNLPVYIIGGLMGVFLLVMVLVAADRAAQQNRPAGAKDEKAGNTSMFANEIAGNQKDGIIQAERPAPPTVPDLSQPQGQAIDVARPDNLDAPPTPPTSASLDDRVNNDEMQRVRMAKMQQLEEAIKAKTGVRGIAPRSSGSTPGGLTDGAAPATREEALARLAAVRQQIDAQTRDDPTAAYRARMQQLQAGGVGGMSGGGVSAAPRLLQTAGSSSPGSKDYSQFANSGQEDRWKLDSKPEAPRSPYELRAGFVVPATLISGINSDLPGQIMAQVSQDVFDTPTGKWKLIPQGSRLVGRYSSDVAYGQSRVLIAWQRIVFPDGKAMDIGSMPGADSAGYAGFNDQVNNHYFRLFASAFLMSGVTAGITMSQNQDQQNNGNRQTASGALSEALGQQLGLVTAQLISKNMNIAPTLEIRPGYRFNVIVTKDMTFSKPYQAFDY
- a CDS encoding TrbH Mating pair formation protein, with the translated sequence MRKTAFLALLVVGLAGCATTAPSTYGNFTQSAPAAFNQTMADDAAKQLVAVYPPASTRFDLQHATPDAFGSSLVESLRAKGYALLEFKPAAPASAASAATDATATAGKPLRYILDQAESNLYRVTLLVGNQSLTRAYSAAQNGTLYPAGAWVRKE
- the trbG gene encoding P-type conjugative transfer protein TrbG, whose product is MNKYLLALVLGAAPAFALAAGPAGPADKNLADLYFSKDNPTLTPQEKAAVAIAQKWRDNSATGIKPVAGADGSIRFLFGAQQPSIVCAVLQVCDVELQPGEQVNSIHLGDTARWTVEPAITGSGPAEVQHLIIKPMDVGLETSLIVTTNRRTYHLRLRSHRTEFMPRVAFTYTEDAMAKWDAIKTREVKEKQSRTIPQTGEYLGDLNFAYDVSGSAAWKPVRVYNDGTKTIIQMPSTMQQTEAPTLLVVRKDGGVFTDEETVMVNYRVQGDRYIVDTVFDKAVLIAGVGSSQDRVTITRGK
- a CDS encoding conjugal transfer protein TrbF produces the protein MSFADTIKGLIFKKPAQPADPRRAPDSVMEGGRRRGEVENPYLAARRTWNEHVGAVVSSRQTWQVVGILSLLIVLAAVGGLIHIGSQSKFVPYVVEVDKLGQAVAVAPAQRAAAVDQRVVHASVASFVSDARLVTPDVALQRKAVFRLYSMLSANDPATAKTNEWLNGSEDSSPFKRAAKETVSTEILSVIPQTPDTWQVDWMETTRDRQGVVKGLPVRMRALVTVYTVATTPNTTEEQVRNNPLGIYVRDFSWSKQL